The Pseudomonas fluorescens nucleotide sequence GCGCTGGAGTGAGTTGCTGGTCGAGCTGGGCGGCCAGCTCGCGCGACTGATCGCTGGGGTTGGCTTGCGCCAGTTGGCTGAACACCCAGGCGCTGACCAGGTCCTGGCGGATGCCGTGGCCTTCGCTGAACAACTGGGCCAGGGCGTAATCGGCGCTGAGCTGGCCACCGCGGGCGGCGCTGAGCAGATGATCGACGGCCTTTTGCGGGTCGACGCTGCCCAGGTAGCCACGCCGGTACAGCTGGCCCAGGTAGTAATGGGCGCTGACTTCACCGGCGTTGGCGGCGCTGAGCAAGTGGGTTTCGGCCTTTTGTGCATCGGCCGGCACGGTCTTGCCTTCGTAGTACAGGCGGCCCAGCAGCAGCTCGGCACGCGGTTGTTCGGCGGCACGGCCCTTGTCGATGTACTCCATCAGCTTGTCGGTGTCGCCCAGCTCAGGGAAGTCGTAGAGCAATTGCGCCAGGCTTACCCAGGAGCCGGGGTTGACTGGCGCCACCTGCTCGAGCAAGGCCTGGGCGGTTTTCTCGTCGGTCTGGCCGAGGCTGCGGTCGGCCAGCACACGGGCGACGCTGTCGACTCGGGTGGCCGGGATCGCGCCACGCTGGTAGGCGCTTTTGACTTGCTCGATCAGCGCCGCCTGTTGCTCGGGCTGGGTGCGTTTCTGGTAGACGGTGGCCAGTTCCACGTAGCAGATGTCGGTGCTGGTCAATGCGGCCTTGCAGATGCGCTCGACGTCGTCCAGGTGCTGGTCGTAGCTGTCCTGGGTGCGGTACAGGAGGATCTGCGCCAGGCCCGCTTCCGGGTAGCCGGCGGCGCGCCACTTATCGATTTGCTGCTGGGCGTTGGTGCCGGGGAAGCTCTGCGGGTATTGCAGGTAGAGCATCGCCAGCGGGATCAGGGTATTGCCCTCGCCATTGGCGAAGGCTTTCTTGAGCAGGGTTTCGGCTTCCTGGCGCTCGGCCTCGGTGGCGTCCGGCTTGGCCGCCAGCAAGCGTCCGAGACGGGCCTGGGCGCGTGGCGAGATATCGGCGGCGGCGCGGTAGGTGGCTTCGGCTTCCTTGAGCTTGGCCGGGTCGCGGGTTTCCACCTGGATATCGGCCAGGCCCACCTGGGCTTCGCTGTAACCGAGGTCGGCGAGCTGGCGGTAGTTCTGCTCGGCCAGGGCGGTATCACCGCGCTTGAGGGCTTCGTTGGCCAGGCGCTGGTCGGGCAGGCCGGCGCAACCGGTCAGGCTGATGGCCAGGGCCAGGCTGCACAAACTGTAGGAGCAGGCTTTCATGGGCAGATCCTCTTAGAGCCCACGGGCCACGGCTTTATCGATCAGCCAGTCCAGCGACGGGCCACGATTGCTGTCGACCGCCACCGGGCGGCCGGCCAGTTCGCTGGGCAGCGATTCGTCTGGCTTGATCTGTACGCGGATGTCCGACGACAGGTCTTCGCTGTTCAGGCTGGTGCTGCTGACGATCTGCCCGGTGCGGGTCTGGTCTTCGCCGGCGACGGTGAAGTGCACGCGCGAGCCCGGTGTGACGTCGTCGAACTGGCGATAGCTGAAGCGTGCTTCAACGGTGGGGATGGTGGTGCGCGGTACCAGCTGGAAGATCACCTGGCCTTTGCTCGCATATTGGCCGTTATCCACCAGCTGGCGGGCGACCACGCAATCGCAGGGGCTGGTCAGGGTGCCGCTCATCTGTTTGCCGAACAACTCCTCGACCTTGGCCGGCTCGAGCTGCTGGTCATCCAGATGGCCCTTGAGCATGTCCAGCATGCTGGTGCTGAACGAGGCCAATGGCGCGCCCTTGACGACGTGACCGCCGCTTTCCACCAGGCCCTGCACGGTGCCGTCACGCGGCATGGTGACGTTGCTGGTTGGCACGCTGACCACCCCGGCCTGGGCATGGCTGACGAAATACAGGCCGTACACCGACTTGGCGATGAAACCGAACGCCGCCACGCCGACCACGAACACGCCGAGGCTGAAAGTCACGGCCCGCAGGCGGCCGAACGCGCTCATGCCGCCGTTGGCGTCTTTCTGTTTGCGCGCCTTGGTGAAGTTGTCGCGCTGCAAGGTGCTGAGTACGTCACCGATGGTGATCAGCTCACCCGACAGGTGCGAGGTGATGATGTGGCGCAGGGTGGCGATGTCGCGCGGCTCGAGGTTCTGGAACTGCACGCCGGTGCGGCCGCTGGAGGGGTCGAAAGAGCGCACCTGGAACTCGATATCCATGGCCAGGCCGAGCTTGTCGACGGTGAACTGCAAGCGCCCGCGCAGCACTTCGCCAACCTTCAACGGGTGCTTGGCATGGAAGCTCAGGCCGCCGGCGGAGAGGTCATCGACCTTCACTTCCAGGGTTTCGCGGTTGCTCCCCAGGTAGCGCAGCTTGGCCGGGATGCGTACCCGGGCGTGCTGACGCTGGGCTTCGGACTCATGCACGACATTGACGTTCACGGCGGTATTCATGGCGATTTGTTCCTGTTTAATCCAATCGGGTTCCGGCTCACACGACCATGAACAGCACAGCAATGAAGATGCTAGCCGCCGAGAAGGTCATGGTCCGGGAGGACCAGGTGTTGAACCATTGTTGAAAGCTGGCGAGATCGCGTTTGAGGGCAGTGGGCTGGCGGGTCCAGGACTGCTTGTCGAGGCGGAAGAACACGTAGATCTTCATGATCGCGCCGACGATCTGGTTGTAATAAAGAATCAGCGGGTAGGCCGGGCCGATGTTGTGGCCCGAGCACAGCAGCATCAGGGTCAGGATCAGCCGGGTGATGCCGATCCACAGCAGGTACACCAGCAGGAACGCCGGGCCGAACTTGAGGCTGGCAATCACTGCGACGGTCAGGCCCAGCAGGCTGGTCCACATCGACACGCGCTGGTCGAACAGCACCACGCTGGTGAACAGCCCCAGGCGGCGGATACCCAGGCCCAGAGCGCGGGAGTTCTGCCGCAGGTTGTTGCCATACCAGCGGTACATCAGTTTGCGGCTGGCCTTGATGAAGCTTTTTTCCGGCGGGTGCTCGACCGTGTTGATCGCCGCATCCGGCACGTAGAAGGTGTCGTAGCCCAGGCGCATGAGGCTGAACCAGCTCGACTTGTCGTCGCCGGTGAGGAACTTGAACCGGCCCAGGCGCCAGTGCTGCAGCGAGTCGTTCTCGACGTCGGCGATGAACTCGGGGTTGGTCACCACGGCGGCACGGAACACCGACATGCGCCCGGTCATGGTCAGCACGCGCTTGGACAGGGCCATCGAGCACATGTTGATGTGGCGTTGGGCGAAGCGCAGCTTGTGCCACTCGCTCATGATGTAGCCGCCACGCACTTCACAGAATTCGTTGGTGGTCAGGCCGCCGACATTGCCGAACAGCTTGAACCAGGGCACGGTCTTGCGGACCACGCCTTCGCCGAGCACGGTGTCGCCATCGATCACCGCGACCACGGCGTTTTCATCCGGCAGGTGGCGGGAGATTGCCCGGAAGCCATAGGCCAGGCCGTCGCGCTTGCCGGTACCGGCGATGCGCACGAAATCGAGAGTCACGCGTTCCGGCGGGTTGTATTTTTCCCACAGGCTTTTCACTAACAATTCGTCGGACATTTCCACCAGCGAACAGACCACAGTGGTCGGGTAGCCGCAGTCGATCGCCTCGCGGATCACCGAGCTGTAGACTTGTGCGGTGGTCAGGGCATCGATGCGAAAACTGGTGACCATCAGGTACACGTGGGACGGGTCGGCCGCGCTACCGAGCTTGCGCACCTTGCGCCGCAGGTAGGGGTAGACCACGTAGAGGAACAGCATGCCGCGCACAAAGTGCGTGGCACCCATGGAATAGCGCCAGATACCGACGGCGCCGACCAGGAAAATGAAGTCCTTCGAGTCGGGGTCGAAAATGGAGTTGGGCAAGGCCAGGGCGATCAACATGAGCAGGCTCACGTAGAACAGCCAACCGGCGACCTGTAACAGGCCGTGCTTGAGCCTTTGCATGTTCTGCATCCGTATCGAATGGAAAGGGCGTTGATGGCGCGCGGGGCCGGGCGGCCCCGCGCAACCTGCGGGTTACCAGCAGATACCTTCGGTACGGCTGGCCGGGCAGGATGGTTTGTTCATGAAACCGACCAGGTCGATGACCTGTTTGCCGGCCGGGGCCTGTTGGGCCAAGGCACGGAACTTCTCGTCACGGTTGCCCAGGACGATCACGTCGGCGTGATTGATCACCTGCTCGAAGTCAGCATTGAGCAGCGACGACACGTGGGGGATCTTCGACTCGATGTAGTCCTTGTTGGCGCCGTTGACCCGCGCATACTCGACGTTGCTGTCGTAGATGTTCAGCTCGTAGCCCTTGCCGATCAGGCGCTCGGCCAGCTCCACCAGCGGGCTTTCGCGCAGGTCGTCGGTACCGGCCTTGAAGCTCAGGCCGAGCAGGGCGACCTTGCGCTTGTCGTGGCTTTCGATGATGTCGAAGGCGTTCTGCACCTGCGACTCGTTGCTGGTCATCAGCGAGTTGAGCAGCGGTGCCTTGACGTCCAGGCTGCCGGCTCGGTAGGTCAGGGCGCGGACGTCCTTGGGCAGGCACGAGCCGCCGAAGGCAAAGCCCGGACGCATGTAGTACTGCGACAGGTTCAGGGCCTTGTCCTGACAGACCACGTCCATCACCTCACGACCATCGACGCCGACCGCCTTGGCGATGTTGCCGATCTCGTTGGCGAAGGTGACCTTGGTGGCGTGCCAGACGTTGCAGGTGTACTTGATCATCTCGGCCACTTCGATGTCCTTGCGGATGATCGGCGCGTCGAGTTCTTCGTACAGCGACTGCAGAAGGTCACCGCTGGTCTTGTCCAGTTCGCCGATGACGGTCATTGGCGGTTGGTCGTAGTCCTTGATCGCGGTGCTTTCACGCAGGAATTCCGGGTTGACCGCCACGCCGAAGTCGACGCCGGCCTTTTTTCCCGAGCAGTCTTCGAGGATCGGAATGACCACGTTCTTCACTGTGCCCGGCAGCACGGTGCTGCGGACCACGATGGTGTGGCGGCTGGATTTTTCCCGCAGCACGAAACCGATTTCACGGCACACCGACTCGATGTACTCCAGGCCCAGGTCACCGTTCTTCTTGCTTGGCGTGCCGACGCAGATCATCGACAGGTCGCTGTCGCGAATCGCCGCGGCAAAATCGGTGGTGCCACGCAGGCGGCCGTTGTCGATACCCTGTTGCAGCAGGGCTTCGAGGCCCGGTTCGACAATCGGCGATTTGCCTTGGTTGATCAGGTCGATCTTGGTGGTGGATACATCGACGCCAATTACTTCATGGCCGCGTGCCGACAGGCAGCCAGCACAGACTGCACCCACATAACCCAAACCAAAGATGCTGATACGCATCGCATTCACCTCATGTGTTTATCACGCCGGCTCAATAACAAGAGCCAGACCGGGTTGATTAACCAGCAGTTATCGGGCACACGGGGGCGTGGCAAAAAGATGTCACTTCACCGTGTGCAGGCATATAAGTATCAAGTGCAAAAGTTTCTGCACTTAAAGTTGGCAGCCAAAGGCCAATAATTATGGACGTGCCCTGTTATGTAGCCGTCTTTATTGCAGATCGGTTACCCGGAACTGCAGTGCTTGTTCTTTCAAGTGAATAAAATCCTTTGAAATCAACCACAAGGACGATTTGTAGGGGCGCGTTTCTCCTGGGTTCAACTCTAGGTCGGGCGACCGATACTCAAGTCAAAGTTTTCTGGATGCACAATGATTGTGCGCTCCAGTCAATGATGTAGGTCATCTCTCACATAATGCTCGAGAATCGTTACGGGTGGTATGAGCGATGGCTGAGGGGATAAGTTCCGGGGGCGGTTCAGCGGCGGTGAAAGATTTTTTAATATTTTATCTGATGGCCATACTTTCACTTTGATAGCACTTGGCAGTTTCGTCCCTATCTATAAAGGACGAACTCGAGGGGGGATGTTTTTGTGCCAGTACCGGAAAATATTTTTCAAAATTCGTCAAAAAATTACGAACGGTCTTATGGCGTTTTGCGATAAAGCTGGAGGGGTGGTTTTTTGGCGTCAGTATTGTGGCGAATTTATCGCGGGACAAGTCGGGCCGCCGCCTCGCCGCTCCCACACCGACGGGTAGGAGCGGGCTTGCCCCGCGATAGCTTTTACTCGTCCGCGTGATCGCGCAGGAACACCAGGTTGTCGGCCTTCGACAGCTCGGCACTGTAGTAATAGCCCTGCACATCGAACTGCTTGAGCTGCTCGGGATCGTTGATGCGTTCCTGGATCACGAAGCGGCTCATCATGCCGCGGGCCTTTTTGGCGTAGAAGCTGATGATCTTGTACTGGCCGTTCTTGAAGTCGCGGAACTCGGTGTTGATCACCCGCGCCTTGAGGGCATTGCGCTTGACCGCGCTGAAGTACTCGTTGCTGGCTAGGTTCAGCAGCAGGTCGTCGCCTTGCTCGGCCAGGGCCTGGTTCAGCCACTCGCTGATGCGCGTGCCCCAGAAGGCATACAGGTCCTTGCCACGGGCGTTGGCCAGCTTGGTGCCCATCTCCAGGCGGTAGGGCTGCATCAGGTCCAGCGGGCGCAACAGGCCGTACAGGCCGGAGAGCATGCGCAGGTGGTCCTGGGCGTAGCTGAAATCGTCTTCGCTGAGGGATTGCGCATCGAGCCCGGTGTAGACGTCGCCCTTGAACGCCAGCAGTGCCTGCTTGGCGTTGTCCGGAGTGAAGGCCGGGGTCCAGCTGCCGAAGCGTGCGGCGTTAAGCCCGGCGAGCTTGTCGGAGAGGTGCATCAGCTCGCTGATCTGCGCCGGCGACAGCTCGCGCAGTTGCACGATCAGTTCCTGGGAATCGTCCAGGTACTGTGGCTGGGTGTAGCGCGGGGTCACCGGCGGGGTGTCGTAGTCGAGGGTCTTGGCGGGGGAAATCACCGTCAGCATCAGGTCGGCTCCTTTATTCGTGGCGTCGATTCTACGGGGCGGGGGCGGCGATCTCCAGCTATCAAGGCAATAGCCACAGACCATCCCGACACTTGGCGCTATAGTGCGCGGCGAGGAAAACGGAGAGCCCGATCGTGCGTATTGCCCTTCTCTTACTGGTTGGCCTGTTCAGCTTCACAGCCCAGGCCGCGCCAGCCCCGGTCGCTAGCTTCGACCGCAGTCACTGGCCGGAGCAGATCGACAGCCCGGCGCTGTTCGATGTCGCCTCGCGCGCTGAAATCCTCGGTTTTGCCCGGGTGCTGGGCGAAAGCGAAATGCTCGAGCAGGGCGCCCTGGCGGCGCGGCTGAACCTGCGCCAAGTCAACCTGCTGTCGGTGAACATCGTGCGCCAACGCCTGTGGCAGCGTTTATGGCGCAACTACGACCTGGCGCAGAAGAGCTGCGAGCAGGACGCCTCGTTCTGCTATGCCATTGACGATCTGGCTGATTTTCGCAAGCAGACGGCGACCTTCAAAGTCGCCGCCGACTCGTTCTACGCCGGCTGGGTCGAGCCGAGCCGGGCTTTCCATGAGCGTTACCTGGATGAGTTACTGCGCAAGGCCGCACTGTTCCCGCAGACCTCAAGCGAAATCGAGCGCTTCTCGGACCTTGAGCGCAAGGGCGACGAACTCAACGACCGGCTGTTCATGCTGACCTTCGACGGCGGTCCTTCATTGACCGGTGGCAGTACCGATGGCCTGACCGAGTTTCTACGTCGGCAACAGCTCGGCGCGACCTTCTTTGTGCTGGGCAACAGCCTGCAGAACCGTCGCGACAAGACTTCGCTGGCTGACCTGCGTGCGCTCTACAAGGGCCAGTGCGTGGGCTTGCAGGGCTGGCAGTACCGCTCTCATGGGCAATGGCAGGGTTGGCAGGACTCGGTGTTGCGCAGCCAGGCGCGGGTGCAGGGCGACTTGCCGGAGCAGTATGTGCCGTTGTTCCGGCCGCCTTACGGCCAGCGCCGCGCCGACAGCCAGGCATTCTTCACCAGCCAGCATCTGCAGGTGGTGTTGTGGGATATCGATGCCCAGGATCAGGGCGCGTTGAACGGCGAGCAGTCGGCCCAGCGCGTGCTGACCTTGATGCTGCTGTGGCGCAAGGGGCTGATCCAGTTTCACGACGCCCAGCCCAAGGCGCAGGAGGCGGTAGCCTGGTTGCTCAAGCAAACGGCGCAAAGTGGAATTGGCTGGGAAGATTGCAGGAATTTCGGCGAAAAGCTGTGAAAAGGTCAGGGGCGGTGGAAGAGCGGGAATAAAACGTCGCACGCATTTCACATGACTGGATTTATGACTGTAGCGGTGCTTTGCCCCTGCGCCAAGGGCTAATTGGCCGATCGAAAAATAAACTTCAAAAATACGTAAAAATGCTTTTTTCGGTCATGGGTTTTGCGGTATTACGAAGACAGACCGCCGAACCCTGCAGCACAGGTGGCGTCCTACGGCCCATTCTTTGTTCGCAGCTCCCTACCCGTAACGACGCGGGCCTGGGGAGAACCGGCGGCCACTTCGCGGCGCAGCACCGCACAGGTATTGCGTCGTCTGGCTTCCACAAAGGTGACCGAGTATGGATGATCAAGGACGCACCAATTCCTCCAACCAGCCAATCCTTTATGTGCTCGATACCAATGTACTGATTCACGATCCAAACGCCTTGCTCAACTTCGAGGAGCACCACGTCGCCATCCCGATGACGGTGCTGGAGGAGCTCGACAAACTCAAGACGGGCAAACAGACGATTGCCGCCGAATGTCGCCAGGCGATCCGTCTGATCGACCAGACCCTGGGTGATGCCTCGCCGACTGATGTCGAGCAGGGCGTGCCGATCCAGCGTGGCAAGAGCGGCCCCAAAGGCTTCCTGTCGATTCTCATGAGCCCGCGCAACGAGCCCAACCGCCTGCTGCCGGAAAACCTCAACGACAACATCATCATCAACCAGTTGCTGGAGCTGCGCAGCCGGCGCCAGGAACTGGACGTGGTGCTGGTGACCAAAGACATCAACATGCGCCTCAAGGCCCGCGCCTGCGGGATCGCGGCCGAGGACTACAGCACCGACCAACTGGTCGACGACGTTTCCTTGCTGTCCAAGGGGTATCACAGTGTCACCGGGTCATTCTGGGACCGCGTCAGCAAGGTCGAGACCCGTCAGGATCATGGCCGCACCTGGCACCGGGTACAGATGATCGACAACCTGCCGGCCGTGCACATCAACGAGTTCATCATCGACGAACAGGGCTTCGTTGGCTGGATCAAAGGCATCAAGGACGGCGAGCTGGTGCTGCTCGACCTGCACCAGGAGCCGCTGCTGCACCAGGAGGCCTGGGGCCTCAAGCCTCGCGACATTCACCAGAGCCTGGCGCTGTTCGCCTTGCTCGACCCGGATATCCACCTGGTCAACCTGACCGGCGCTGCCGGCTCCGGCAAGACCATCCTGGCCCTGGCTGCCGCCATCGAGCAGACCATGGTCAGCAAGCGCTACCGGCGCATCATCGCCACCCGCAGCGTGCAGGGGCTGGACCAGGAGATCGGTTTCCTGCCGGGCACTGAAGCAGAAAAAATGGAGCCCTGGCTCGGGGCAATCACCGACAACCTCGAAGCCCTGCACATGGATGATGAAAACACTCATGGCAGTGTCGAGTACATCCTTGAGCGGGTGCCGCTGCAGTTCAAGTCGCTGAACTACATTCGCGGTCGCAGCTTCCAGCAAAGCCTGATCCTGATCGACGAATGCCAGAACCTAACCCCGCACCAGATGAAAACCATCATCACCCGTGCCGGTACCGGTTCCAAGGTGATCTGCCTGGGTAACCTGGCGCAGATCGACACCCCTTACCTGTCCGCCACCAGCTCGGGCCTGACCTACCTGACCGAGCGCTTCAAGGACTTCCCCAACGGCGTACACATCACCCTGCAGGGCGTGCCGCGCTCGATCCTGGCCGAATACGCCGAATCGCATCTGTAACCCAGGCACCGGGCGGTCATGCCGCCCGGTTTTTTTCGCTTCGAAGACCTGACCCCAGGGTTTACACTCTTTGCTCCTGAACAGGAGGAAAGCTGTGCTCACTCATCTCGATTCCCAAGGTCGCGCCAACATGGTCGACGTCACCGATAAAGCCGTGACGTCGCGTGAAGCCGTGGCCGAAGCGCGGGTGCGCATGCTCCCGCAAACCCTGCAGATGATCGTCGAAGGCGAGCACCCCAAGGGCGACGTGTTTGCCGTGGCGCGCATTGCTGGCATCCAGGCGGCAAAGAAAACCAGCGACCTGATCCCGTTGTGCCACCCGTTGCTGCTGACCAGCGTCAAGGTCGAACTCAGCGCTGAAGGCAACGACACCGTCTACATCGTCGCCCGTTGCAAGCTGGCCGGGCAGACCGGCGTGGAAATGGAAGCCCTGACCGCCGCCAGCGTCGCGGCGCTGACCATCTACGACATGTGCAAGGCGGTCGACCGCGGCATGATCATCGACGGCGTGCGCGTGCTGGAGAAACTGGGCGGCAAGAGCGG carries:
- the moaC gene encoding cyclic pyranopterin monophosphate synthase MoaC, whose amino-acid sequence is MLTHLDSQGRANMVDVTDKAVTSREAVAEARVRMLPQTLQMIVEGEHPKGDVFAVARIAGIQAAKKTSDLIPLCHPLLLTSVKVELSAEGNDTVYIVARCKLAGQTGVEMEALTAASVAALTIYDMCKAVDRGMIIDGVRVLEKLGGKSGHYQADEVK
- a CDS encoding polysaccharide deacetylase family protein, producing the protein MRIALLLLVGLFSFTAQAAPAPVASFDRSHWPEQIDSPALFDVASRAEILGFARVLGESEMLEQGALAARLNLRQVNLLSVNIVRQRLWQRLWRNYDLAQKSCEQDASFCYAIDDLADFRKQTATFKVAADSFYAGWVEPSRAFHERYLDELLRKAALFPQTSSEIERFSDLERKGDELNDRLFMLTFDGGPSLTGGSTDGLTEFLRRQQLGATFFVLGNSLQNRRDKTSLADLRALYKGQCVGLQGWQYRSHGQWQGWQDSVLRSQARVQGDLPEQYVPLFRPPYGQRRADSQAFFTSQHLQVVLWDIDAQDQGALNGEQSAQRVLTLMLLWRKGLIQFHDAQPKAQEAVAWLLKQTAQSGIGWEDCRNFGEKL
- a CDS encoding PhoH family protein — translated: MDDQGRTNSSNQPILYVLDTNVLIHDPNALLNFEEHHVAIPMTVLEELDKLKTGKQTIAAECRQAIRLIDQTLGDASPTDVEQGVPIQRGKSGPKGFLSILMSPRNEPNRLLPENLNDNIIINQLLELRSRRQELDVVLVTKDINMRLKARACGIAAEDYSTDQLVDDVSLLSKGYHSVTGSFWDRVSKVETRQDHGRTWHRVQMIDNLPAVHINEFIIDEQGFVGWIKGIKDGELVLLDLHQEPLLHQEAWGLKPRDIHQSLALFALLDPDIHLVNLTGAAGSGKTILALAAAIEQTMVSKRYRRIIATRSVQGLDQEIGFLPGTEAEKMEPWLGAITDNLEALHMDDENTHGSVEYILERVPLQFKSLNYIRGRSFQQSLILIDECQNLTPHQMKTIITRAGTGSKVICLGNLAQIDTPYLSATSSGLTYLTERFKDFPNGVHITLQGVPRSILAEYAESHL
- a CDS encoding nucleotide sugar dehydrogenase gives rise to the protein MRISIFGLGYVGAVCAGCLSARGHEVIGVDVSTTKIDLINQGKSPIVEPGLEALLQQGIDNGRLRGTTDFAAAIRDSDLSMICVGTPSKKNGDLGLEYIESVCREIGFVLREKSSRHTIVVRSTVLPGTVKNVVIPILEDCSGKKAGVDFGVAVNPEFLRESTAIKDYDQPPMTVIGELDKTSGDLLQSLYEELDAPIIRKDIEVAEMIKYTCNVWHATKVTFANEIGNIAKAVGVDGREVMDVVCQDKALNLSQYYMRPGFAFGGSCLPKDVRALTYRAGSLDVKAPLLNSLMTSNESQVQNAFDIIESHDKRKVALLGLSFKAGTDDLRESPLVELAERLIGKGYELNIYDSNVEYARVNGANKDYIESKIPHVSSLLNADFEQVINHADVIVLGNRDEKFRALAQQAPAGKQVIDLVGFMNKPSCPASRTEGICW
- the yaaA gene encoding peroxide stress protein YaaA, which gives rise to MLTVISPAKTLDYDTPPVTPRYTQPQYLDDSQELIVQLRELSPAQISELMHLSDKLAGLNAARFGSWTPAFTPDNAKQALLAFKGDVYTGLDAQSLSEDDFSYAQDHLRMLSGLYGLLRPLDLMQPYRLEMGTKLANARGKDLYAFWGTRISEWLNQALAEQGDDLLLNLASNEYFSAVKRNALKARVINTEFRDFKNGQYKIISFYAKKARGMMSRFVIQERINDPEQLKQFDVQGYYYSAELSKADNLVFLRDHADE
- the algK gene encoding alginate biosynthesis TPR repeat lipoprotein AlgK: MKACSYSLCSLALAISLTGCAGLPDQRLANEALKRGDTALAEQNYRQLADLGYSEAQVGLADIQVETRDPAKLKEAEATYRAAADISPRAQARLGRLLAAKPDATEAERQEAETLLKKAFANGEGNTLIPLAMLYLQYPQSFPGTNAQQQIDKWRAAGYPEAGLAQILLYRTQDSYDQHLDDVERICKAALTSTDICYVELATVYQKRTQPEQQAALIEQVKSAYQRGAIPATRVDSVARVLADRSLGQTDEKTAQALLEQVAPVNPGSWVSLAQLLYDFPELGDTDKLMEYIDKGRAAEQPRAELLLGRLYYEGKTVPADAQKAETHLLSAANAGEVSAHYYLGQLYRRGYLGSVDPQKAVDHLLSAARGGQLSADYALAQLFSEGHGIRQDLVSAWVFSQLAQANPSDQSRELAAQLDQQLTPAQKAQAQRLLQQERQARGAMGPGANALALQAQAQPEQGEDSL
- a CDS encoding alginate biosynthesis protein Alg44 is translated as MNTAVNVNVVHESEAQRQHARVRIPAKLRYLGSNRETLEVKVDDLSAGGLSFHAKHPLKVGEVLRGRLQFTVDKLGLAMDIEFQVRSFDPSSGRTGVQFQNLEPRDIATLRHIITSHLSGELITIGDVLSTLQRDNFTKARKQKDANGGMSAFGRLRAVTFSLGVFVVGVAAFGFIAKSVYGLYFVSHAQAGVVSVPTSNVTMPRDGTVQGLVESGGHVVKGAPLASFSTSMLDMLKGHLDDQQLEPAKVEELFGKQMSGTLTSPCDCVVARQLVDNGQYASKGQVIFQLVPRTTIPTVEARFSYRQFDDVTPGSRVHFTVAGEDQTRTGQIVSSTSLNSEDLSSDIRVQIKPDESLPSELAGRPVAVDSNRGPSLDWLIDKAVARGL
- the alg8 gene encoding mannuronan synthase — encoded protein: MQNMQRLKHGLLQVAGWLFYVSLLMLIALALPNSIFDPDSKDFIFLVGAVGIWRYSMGATHFVRGMLFLYVVYPYLRRKVRKLGSAADPSHVYLMVTSFRIDALTTAQVYSSVIREAIDCGYPTTVVCSLVEMSDELLVKSLWEKYNPPERVTLDFVRIAGTGKRDGLAYGFRAISRHLPDENAVVAVIDGDTVLGEGVVRKTVPWFKLFGNVGGLTTNEFCEVRGGYIMSEWHKLRFAQRHINMCSMALSKRVLTMTGRMSVFRAAVVTNPEFIADVENDSLQHWRLGRFKFLTGDDKSSWFSLMRLGYDTFYVPDAAINTVEHPPEKSFIKASRKLMYRWYGNNLRQNSRALGLGIRRLGLFTSVVLFDQRVSMWTSLLGLTVAVIASLKFGPAFLLVYLLWIGITRLILTLMLLCSGHNIGPAYPLILYYNQIVGAIMKIYVFFRLDKQSWTRQPTALKRDLASFQQWFNTWSSRTMTFSAASIFIAVLFMVV